One stretch of Plodia interpunctella isolate USDA-ARS_2022_Savannah chromosome 10, ilPloInte3.2, whole genome shotgun sequence DNA includes these proteins:
- the Pfdn4 gene encoding probable prefoldin subunit 4, protein MANSGKGTFQPDSDVHISFEDQQKINKFARLNAKVDDFKDELKVKQNDMKNLEEAVDELELVDDDCVKIPYLVGEVFICQSLEDTMKSLEEAKSKKKIEISELEGKCEELKSQMSELKAHLYGKFGSHINLEKEDD, encoded by the exons ATGGCAAATTCAGGAAAGGGAACATTTCAACCG GATTCCGATGTTCACATTTCTTTTGAGGACcaacagaaaataaacaaatttgcACGCCTCAACGCAAAGGTTGACGATTTCAAAGATGAACTCAAAGTAAAGcaaaatgacatgaaaaatcTGGAAGAAGCTGTGGATGAATTAGAATTAGTTGACGATGACTGTGTGAAAATTCCTTATTTAGTTGgtgaagtatttatttgccaaagtTTAGAGGATACAATG aaaTCTTTAGAAGAAGCCAAGTCCAAAAAGAAGATTGAAATAAGTGAATTAGAAGGTAAATGTGAAGAACTTAAATCCCAAATGAGTGAACTGAAAGCAcatttatatggaaaatttGGAAGTCACATCAATTTGGAAAAGGAAGAtgattga